CGTGATGACCAGCGTGCGGCCCGTGCGCCGGGAGTCCATCCGGCAGTCGCCATCCGCGATCTCGCCACGGTAGAGCGCACCACCGCCCGTCCAGTAGAAGTCGCAGCCCGGGTCAAACCGCTCCAGCTCATCGGGCGTTACACCCGCCAGCCGCTCCGCACGCGCGCCGCTCTCTGCAAACGCTTCAGGTGTGCGCAGCGTCCACACCGCCATGGCCAGGCGTCCGTCCGCGTCCGGCGCGTCGGCGAACTGGTAGAGGCGCTGCCGGTAGACCGGTCCATCCGGCCCGCCGGTGTGAAGCTGGGCGTAAATGAGCGCGCCCGCCATCGCCTCGCTCCGCGCCGGCTGGTGGATGACATGCAGGCGCGTGCGGCCGTCGGCGGCGGCCTGGGCGGCGTTGTCGAACTGCCCGGTCAGCATCACCGCGAGCGCGGCGCCGGTGAGGCCAGCCTCCGGCAATGGGGCAGCCGAAGCGCCTGCGCCGGCCGCGAGCTCGCCGCCCACATTCGATCCGGCGCCGCACCCGGCCAGCGCCAGCGCACCCAGCGCCATGATCGCCGCTCTGACCGCCCCGGCCCTCATCGCCTGTCCATCGCCCACACGCCCTTGTTGGCGAGATAGCGCGCCGCGTCGGCCGTATCGGTGGGCTGGTAATCGGCAAACAGGTTGGGCGGGAAGCGGTTGCGGTAGGCGTCGAAGATCGGCCGGTAGAGGTCCATGTGGACATAGGGGATGGTGTGGCGCTGGCGGAACTGGGCCATGGGCAGGCGAGCGTTGACCAGGGTTTCAAACTGCGAGCCGGCTTCGGCCAGCACCGCGCCGTCCGGGCCGTAAATCGTCGAGCCGCCCGAATTGCCCGGATCTTCAAAGAAGCCCGGATTGCCCGGCGAGATCGCATTATTGACGATGGCGGTGTAGACGCCGTTATGCACGCTGGTCGAGGCGATGTCGGTCTGCGTGAACCCGCCCGTGGCGGTGCGCAGGAAAATCTCCCCGCCCTTCATGGCGAAGGCGCGCATCAGTTCCGGTTCGCGCTGGACCGAGCTGGTGACGATATTGCCCAGCGGGGTGCGCGTGACGGGCATGACGTGATCGAGCCCGTAGCGCTCGATGTATTCGTCCAGCACGTCATAGATCGTGGTGGTGAACAGCTCGAAGCCCGGCCCGAACAAGCCTTTGATATTGCGGGCTTTCCAGTGCTTGTCGACGATGGCTCCGGTATTGTCCATGACGCTGGTGATGGACAGGACATGGTTGGGCCAGCTGTCATCGCGCACATAGGAACCGAACACGATCCAGCAATTATACTGGCGCGCCTTGCGCGCAATCGCCTCGGTCTCTTCGCCGGGAATTTCGATGGCTGCGCGCAGCGTGTCCGCCCGGCCCCAGCTGGCCCGGTAGCCGGTGATGGGAAACTCGTGGAAGAACAAGATGTCCTTCGGCCCGCCCCAGCCGAAGCTCGCGTCGATCAGGTCCAGCATGTGGTTGAGATTATCCGCCCGCGCCCGGCTGGCGGTGCGGGTGGTGGAGGCGTCGACGCCGCGCACCCGGCTCTGCACAACGCCCAGCGTCACGACGGGTTTGGCGAGCTCCACCTTGGCGTAGTCACCATCAGCCGGCACGCCGGGATCAAGACCCCGGTCGGGCAGCGGGCTGGGCCCGCCCAGCATTTCCTCTTGCGCACGCGCCAAGGCGGGGCCAGCGGCGCCGGCGCCCAGCGCACTCAGCGCGGCGGCGGCGTAGAACAGGCGGCGGCGGTCGATTTCGGTGGTCATAACGCTCACTCCCCCTGCTGCAACGCGCGGATGGCGTCGAGATCGGCGGGCGGCTCCAGCCAGAGCGGCGCTTCGGTCTCGACATACTCACGGATGGAGGAGGGCAGCTCCTCATAGGTGTCCACCCGCCAGTTGACGAGATGCAGCACCGCCATCTGACCACCCGCCCAGGGCGGCATGCGGCCGATGCGCGCCCAGCTCAGCTGGTGGCGCCGCTCCACGCCTTCGGGCTGGATGAAGAAGTCATAATTCTCCCAGGCTTCAATGCGCCGGTCGGTACCCGGGATCGCAAAGTCGAGAAACAGCGGCGCGGTGAACACATAGGTGTCGCCCAGCCGGCGCCAGCTCATGGGCTCGGCCTCGATGGACTGGATGCGCCCGCCCGAGCCCTGCTCGACCACGCCGATCACCTGGCCCTCGTCCAGGCGGTATTCGATAAACTGATAGGGATAGGCGATGGGGTCGATGGCCATGCCACCCGCCTCGCGCGCCACCTCGCCGGTCACAGGATCGCGGTAGATGAAAATCTTGCGGCCATACTGGTGGGCGATGGGGGCGCCGCGCCCTTCGGGCCGGAAGGACACCGCCGTATCGAACCCTTCCATCGTGTACAGAAGCTCGCCCGACGGATAAGCGCGCACCGTGCCGGTGGAATACCAGTAGACGGGCTCACCCGTCCCGGCACGCGCGTCCATCCACGTGTCGAAAATCTCTTGGGTGAAGGGGCCGGTCTCCTCGGCGGATGCCGCCGCGCTCCAGCTCAGCGCCGCGGCCAGAAAGCCGAATGTCGCAATCGATCTGATAACCATGGCCGGTAATGCCTCCCTGAAGCGTGCGGCAGCGCCTTGAGTCCCGCGCCGTGTCCGGACAAGGATAGCAAGACCGGCGCAAGAGGGAATGGAAAAGATATATCTTTTCAGCGGGACCCTCTTTGGGCCATGCTCGCCGGACCGAACAGAGGGAGCAAGCGTCATGAGCGTGATGCGAAGCGTGATGATCGCCGCCGGGGCCGGCGTGGCCGGCCTGGCGCTGGGACTGGTGCTGGGTCAGGGCCAGTTGTTCGCCAGAGGCTCGTCCGCCTCAGCCGCCGAGCCCGCCGCAGAGGCGCCCGATGGCGCCTACATGATCGTCATGGGCACGGTCCATGACCGCCCGGCCTTCTTCTCCGGATACATGCCCGGCCTGCCCGATCTCTACGCCCGCCATGGCGGGCGCTACATGGCGGTGACCGGCGAGGTGGAGACGCTGGAGGGCGAAACCGGCTTTCAGTCCATCGTGCTCAGCCGCTGGCCGGACATGCAGTCGGCGCGCGATTTCTGGGAGGATCCCGATTATCGCGAACTCGCCAATGCCCGCATTGACGGCGAATGGGGCGATTTCAACGTGGTGCTGGTCCCGGCCTTGCCTGCGCCGTCCGAGTAAGCCCGCATTGAGCGGCCCGCTAACACCGGTTCTTCAAACGCCCCGCCTGATCTTGCGCGAAACCCGCGCGGAGGATTTTGAGGCGTGTGCGGCGCTGTGGGGGGATGAACGCGTCGTGCGCCATATCGGCGGACGCGTGTCCACGCCGACCGAGAGCTGGGGGCGCATGCTGCGCTTTCCGGGGCTCTGGGCGCTGCTGGGCTATGGCTACTGGACGCTGGAGGAGCGCGAGACCGGCGCCTTCGCCGGCCAGGTGGGTCTCGCCGATTTCAAGCGCGACCTCAGCGTTGATATTTCCGGCATTCCTGAAGCCGGCTGGGTGCTGAGCCCGGCGGTGCACGGGCGCGGCTACGCCACCGAAGCCATGAGCGCGGCGCTGAACTGGGCGGACGCCACGCTGGACGCGGCGCGCACATGCTGCCTCATCGATCCCGGCAACGCCGCCTCGCTCAATGTCGCCGCCAAGCTGGGCTATGGCGGCGCGCAAGCGGCCACGCTCAATGATCACGACACGCTGGTTCTGTGGCGGCCACGCGGTGGCTGACCTCGTCTAACTGCAGCTTTTAACGCGCCTGACCCAGCAGCCTCGCACGGGCCGTATCGGCGCCGATCAGGGGCAGCAGCACCGCCATTTCCGGCCCGCGCGCCTGGCCGGTCAGCGCCAGGCGGAGCGGCATGAACAGGTCCTTGCCCTTGCGCCCGGTGGCGTCCTTCACCGCGCCGGTCCAGTTGCTCCAGCTGGTCCCGTCCAGCGGTCCCTCGGGCAGCAGATCGGCGGCGGCTCTTGCAAACTCTGCGTCTTCGATCACCGGCGCGACCGGGCCGTCAATGAGCTGGCGCCATTCGGCGACGTCGCGCACGCGCACCAGATTGTCGCGCACCGCATTCCAGAACGCCTCGCCGCTATCGGCGTTGAGGGCGGCCAGCCGCTCTTTCACATCCGAATAGTTCATTTCGTGAACCAGCCTGGCGTTCAGGCGCTCGAGATCCGCCGGGTCAAAGCGCGCCGGCGTGCGCGACAGCTTGGCCAGATCGAAGTCCGCCGCCAGCGCTTCGAGCGAGCCGCGCGCCTCCACCGGATCAGACGTGCCGAGCTTGGCCAGCAGGGACAGAACCGCCATGGGCTCAATGTCCTCGTCCTCGCGCAAACCCTTCACCGATAGAGAGCCGATGCGCTTGGACAGCTTCTCCCCATCCTTGCCCATCAGAAGCGGGTGATGGCCGAGCCGCGGAGAGGCGCCCTTGCCGCCCAGCGCCTCGAAAATCTCGATCTGGGCGGCCGAATTGGTGACGTGGTCCTCGCCGCGGATGATGTGGGTGATGCCCGCCTCAAGATCATCCACCACGCTGGGCAGGGTGTAGAGATAGCTGCCATCGGCGCGGATCAGGATCGGGTCCGAGACAGAGCTGGTTTCGATATGGCTCGGGCCCCGCACCAGATCGGTCCATTCAATGCGCCCGCCCGACAGTTTGAAGCGCCAGTGCGGCTTGCGCCCTTCGGCCTCCAGCGCGGCGCGCTCGGCATCGGTGAGGCTCAGCGCGGCGCGGTCATAGACCGGCGGCTTGCCCTGGGCGCGCTGGATCTTGCGCTTGCGATCAAGCTCGTCCTCGGTCTCGTAGCAGGGATAAAGATAGTCCGCTTCCACAAGCCGCGCCTTGACCGATTCGTAGCGGTCAAAATGATGCGACTGATTGAAGGTCTCGTCCCAGTGCAGGCCCAGCCACGTCAGGTCATCCTTGATGCCCTGCTCGTACTCGGCTGTGGAGCGCTCAAGGTCCGTGTCGTCGATGCGCAACAGCACCTGACCGCCCTGCCCGCGCGCGAACAAGACGTTCATCAGCGCGGTGCGCACATTGCCCACATGGATGCGCCCGGTGGGGCTCGGGGCGAAGCGGACTTTGACGGTCATGGTCAGGTCGGGTCCTAGAGGCGGGACAGGGGATCGCGGCTTTAGACCGGCTGGCGGCGGGCGTCAAACGCGCCGCGCGGGCGCGCGACCGGAGGGACCGAGAAAGCCCTGCAGGCGCGCGGCAAGGCCGGCGCGGTCCTTCATCTCGCACTCCCATACGGTCATCACCCGCCAGCCCGCGTCCGCCAGGGCCGCGTCGCTGGCGGCGTCACGCGCGCGGTTTCGGGCGATCTTGGCGGTCCAGTACGCGGCGTTCTGTTTGGGCTGGCGGGCGCCGCGCGCACAGTCATGACCATGCCAGAAACAGCCATTCACGAAGATCACCGCGCGCCGCCCGGGAAACGCCAGATCGGGCTTGCCCGGCAAATCCTTGCGATGCAGGCGAAAGCGATAGCCGAGCCCATGGACCAGCCGCCGCACGATCATTTCCGGCTTCGTCCCCTGCCCCTTCACCGCCGCCATCACCGCCGAGCGCTCAGCGGGCGTGAAGACGTCGCTGCCCGTCACCATGGCATGCGGCCGCGCCCCGTCAGCGTCCAGCCCATCCAGTGGCGCAGGCCCGGCAGGCGGCCCGACAGGTTGAAGACAATATCGCGCGCCCAGCCGAGCAGCTTTGAGGAGGACTGGAAGACCGGGGTCAGCGCCCGGCTCATCAGGGCGTAATAGGTGACGCTGGGTCTCCGCGCGCGCTCGGCGGCTTTCAGAGCGTGCTGCACCGGCGCATGGTCGGCCATCGCATGCGCCAGCGCCGCCGCGTCGCACAGGGCGAGGTTCGCGCCCTGGCCCAGCTGCGGGCTCATGGCGTGGGCGGCGTCGCCCAGCAGCATGATCCGGCCCCGCCGCCAGCGCGGACACAGCGTGTCCTGATAGGCGGCATAGGCGAAATCATCGAGGCCCGCCTCGCCCACCGCCTTACCGGCGCGCGGCCAGTAGCGGGCGAAGCCTTCGCGAAAAGCCTCGTCGCCTGCCGCCATCACCGCGTCGCGCTCAGTACTGCGCACCGACCAGAACACGCTCACCCCCGGGCGCCCCAGCGGATCAGCCGGGTTATCGCCCACCGGCAGCAGCCCGATCATGATGCGGCAGCCATCATAGACCTGCTCCAGCTCGCCCTCGCGCGCGCCGTCAGGATCGGG
The window above is part of the Hyphomonadaceae bacterium ML37 genome. Proteins encoded here:
- a CDS encoding DUF1838 domain-containing protein — encoded protein: MVIRSIATFGFLAAALSWSAAASAEETGPFTQEIFDTWMDARAGTGEPVYWYSTGTVRAYPSGELLYTMEGFDTAVSFRPEGRGAPIAHQYGRKIFIYRDPVTGEVAREAGGMAIDPIAYPYQFIEYRLDEGQVIGVVEQGSGGRIQSIEAEPMSWRRLGDTYVFTAPLFLDFAIPGTDRRIEAWENYDFFIQPEGVERRHQLSWARIGRMPPWAGGQMAVLHLVNWRVDTYEELPSSIREYVETEAPLWLEPPADLDAIRALQQGE
- the gltX gene encoding glutamate--tRNA ligase, which translates into the protein MTVKVRFAPSPTGRIHVGNVRTALMNVLFARGQGGQVLLRIDDTDLERSTAEYEQGIKDDLTWLGLHWDETFNQSHHFDRYESVKARLVEADYLYPCYETEDELDRKRKIQRAQGKPPVYDRAALSLTDAERAALEAEGRKPHWRFKLSGGRIEWTDLVRGPSHIETSSVSDPILIRADGSYLYTLPSVVDDLEAGITHIIRGEDHVTNSAAQIEIFEALGGKGASPRLGHHPLLMGKDGEKLSKRIGSLSVKGLREDEDIEPMAVLSLLAKLGTSDPVEARGSLEALAADFDLAKLSRTPARFDPADLERLNARLVHEMNYSDVKERLAALNADSGEAFWNAVRDNLVRVRDVAEWRQLIDGPVAPVIEDAEFARAAADLLPEGPLDGTSWSNWTGAVKDATGRKGKDLFMPLRLALTGQARGPEMAVLLPLIGADTARARLLGQAR
- a CDS encoding FAD-dependent monooxygenase, with product MRAAVVGSGIAGLASAAHLARAGHQVTIFDRFAEPRPVGAGLLLQPSGLMALDTLDLCGEAVARGARISRLIGRNMRGRAVLDLRYSDARKGDYGVGIHRASLFNLLLDAARDAGAHWRTGADIVDIAAPDTDTPCLRLADGETTAPFDLILVCDGAHSRLRRIVCPQARERVFPWGAFWAIRPDPDGAREGELEQVYDGCRIMIGLLPVGDNPADPLGRPGVSVFWSVRSTERDAVMAAGDEAFREGFARYWPRAGKAVGEAGLDDFAYAAYQDTLCPRWRRGRIMLLGDAAHAMSPQLGQGANLALCDAAALAHAMADHAPVQHALKAAERARRPSVTYYALMSRALTPVFQSSSKLLGWARDIVFNLSGRLPGLRHWMGWTLTGRGRMPW
- a CDS encoding DUF1330 domain-containing protein, which translates into the protein MSVMRSVMIAAGAGVAGLALGLVLGQGQLFARGSSASAAEPAAEAPDGAYMIVMGTVHDRPAFFSGYMPGLPDLYARHGGRYMAVTGEVETLEGETGFQSIVLSRWPDMQSARDFWEDPDYRELANARIDGEWGDFNVVLVPALPAPSE
- a CDS encoding chromophore lyase CpcT/CpeT translates to MALGALALAGCGAGSNVGGELAAGAGASAAPLPEAGLTGAALAVMLTGQFDNAAQAAADGRTRLHVIHQPARSEAMAGALIYAQLHTGGPDGPVYRQRLYQFADAPDADGRLAMAVWTLRTPEAFAESGARAERLAGVTPDELERFDPGCDFYWTGGGALYRGEIADGDCRMDSRRTGRTLVITAEFTISADLFTHDEAGRYQDDGEYAFAPEGGIANHYDRVSGPAPQGQ
- a CDS encoding GNAT family N-acetyltransferase, which translates into the protein MSGPLTPVLQTPRLILRETRAEDFEACAALWGDERVVRHIGGRVSTPTESWGRMLRFPGLWALLGYGYWTLEERETGAFAGQVGLADFKRDLSVDISGIPEAGWVLSPAVHGRGYATEAMSAALNWADATLDAARTCCLIDPGNAASLNVAAKLGYGGAQAATLNDHDTLVLWRPRGG
- the vsr gene encoding DNA mismatch endonuclease Vsr gives rise to the protein MVTGSDVFTPAERSAVMAAVKGQGTKPEMIVRRLVHGLGYRFRLHRKDLPGKPDLAFPGRRAVIFVNGCFWHGHDCARGARQPKQNAAYWTAKIARNRARDAASDAALADAGWRVMTVWECEMKDRAGLAARLQGFLGPSGRAPARRV